The sequence below is a genomic window from Thermus sp. LT1-2-5.
AAGGAGAGCGGGTGGAGGCCCAAACCGTCCAGATCCACGGGGAGGTGAAGGCGGACATCACCGCCGCCAAGGTGGCCCTTTCCAAGACCGCCCGCTTCACGGGAAGCGTGCGGGCCCAGGCCCTGGACGTGGAGGCGGGGGCGGTCTTCATCGGCCAGAGCCTGGCGGGGGAGAGCCGGGCCCTCGAGGCCCCCAAGGAGGCGTAGCGTGGCCCTAGAACGGCTTTT
It includes:
- a CDS encoding polymer-forming cytoskeletal protein is translated as MLARRQNTLTYLSPETEVLGDLKAKGQVRIDGLVRGSVYVEGELEVGRTGRIEGERVEAQTVQIHGEVKADITAAKVALSKTARFTGSVRAQALDVEAGAVFIGQSLAGESRALEAPKEA